In Musa acuminata AAA Group cultivar baxijiao chromosome BXJ2-10, Cavendish_Baxijiao_AAA, whole genome shotgun sequence, a genomic segment contains:
- the LOC135624860 gene encoding probable protein phosphatase 2C 8 translates to MEGTPPSNTNTSNHHRRCRDRRSRPQNLNAHKRIREEGESSGSACSISPAAPPVRQPSEDDGGGETEAEGTADGFVILLAEPVPSRRVRDAHCPSHGSVSLVGRRRNMEDAVVEVTGFAAGGYGYFAVYDGHGGATVAQACRDRLHVAVAEEVGRRRAAGEGEGVDMWRRALVAGFARVDEEVMGETRQLRQGMVGSTAVVAVVAEKWIIVANCGDSRAVLSRGGVAVPLSMDHKVYFFLPIPFFL, encoded by the coding sequence ATGGAGGGGACTCCCCCCAGCAACACCAACACAAgcaaccaccaccgccgctgccgggACCGCCGCTCCCGTCCCCAGAACCTTAACGCCCATAAGCGCATCCGCGAAGAGGGCGAGAGCTCTGGTTCCGCCTGCAGCATCTCCCCTGCGGCCCCCCCCGTCCGCCAGCCCTCCGAGGACGACGGCGGCGGGGAGACTGAGGCAGAGGGCACGGCCGACGGCTTCGTGATCCTCCTCGCCGAGCCCGTGCCGTCGAGGCGCGTGCGGGACGCGCACTGCCCGTCGCACGGATCTGTATCCCTAGTGGGAAGGCGGAGGAACATGGAGGACGCAGTGGTCGAGGTGACGGGGTTCGCGGCGGGCGGGTACGGATACTTCGCGGTGTACGATGGGCACGGAGGAGCAACAGTAGCGCAGGCGTGCCGAGACAGGCTGCACGTGGCGGTCGCAGAAGAGGTGGGGCGGCGGAGGGCagcgggggagggggagggggtggaCATGTGGAGGCGGGCGTTGGTAGCGGGGTTCGCGCGGGTGGATGAGGAGGTGATGGGGGAGACAAGGCAGCTGCGACAGGGGATGGTGGGGTCGACagcggtggtggcggtggtggcggaGAAGTGGATAATAGTGGCCAACTGCGGTGACTCCAGGGCTGTGCTCTCACGTGGCGGAGTGGCCGTGCCCCTCTCCATGGATCACAAGGTCTACTTCTTCCTTCCTATTCCTTTCTTTCTCTAG